DNA sequence from the Chryseobacterium turcicum genome:
ATACCCCCAGAAACCTGGAGGTATTTATTATGTAGAAAAATTAATTATTTTTTCTTTTTAGCTGGAGCTTTTTTCTTAGCTGGCTTAGAAACTGTGATATCATTTTTCTTCATGGTATCCCATTCAGAACCTGATACAGCTCTTACAATAACTTTTCTGTCTGCTTGTCTTTCAGCATCAGAAGCAGTTTCTGGAACTTTAGCATCTTGCTCACCAATACCGATAGATTTCAATACTGATGGGTTTACACCTCTAGCTTCTAAAGCAGCAACTACTGAAGCAGCTCTTTGCTTAGAAAGGTTTAAGTTATAAAGATCGCTACCTTTTTTGTCAGTCATACCAACAATCACAAAGTTTTGAGCTGGAGCATCTTTAATGATTTTCGCAGCAGTATCTAATTTACCATTAGACTCTTTTCTGATTGTAGCTTTGTTGAAGTCAAATAATAGATCTTTGAATTCTCTTGTGATAGTTTCTTCAATTGGAACTATAATTACTGGAGGAGGACATCCGTTGAATTCTGGAACTCCAGGAACTGTAGGACATGCATCATCTTTATCTAAGATACCATCACCATCTGTATCTGGCCAAGGGCAACCGTTGTTTTCTGCAGGACCTGCAACTGTAGGACAAGCATCATCTTTGTCAATAATACCATCACCATCAGTATCTGGCCAAGGACAACCACCGTTTTCAACTGGACCAGCAACATCTGGACATTGATCGTCTTTATCTGGAACTCCATCACCGTCAGTATCAGGACATCCTTGGAATTCTGGTAAACCTGGTGTATCTGGACATAAATCGTCTTTATCTAAGATACCGTCCTTGTCTCTATCTCTGTTTCCGAATCTAAAGTTCAAAGAAGCAGAAGCTTGCCAAAAGTTAGCATAACTCGCTTTATCAGTAGGGCTAGAAACATAATCTCCTTGAACACCTAAACCGAAGTTCTTAGTTAACCAGAAGTTAACACCAGCACCAGTAGCTACCATAAAGTGATTAGCTTTACCATTTTGAGCTGTCCCGTCGATACCAGTCATTTCCGCAGGGTTTCCATTGATGAAAGTTTGTCTTGGGAAAGCAAGAGCAGTGTAATCATGTCTCAAATAGTTTGCACCTACTCTCAAGTAAGGATCAAACCAAGACTCTTCGTCCCAAATTAAACCAGCAGCTTTAGCTTGGAAACCAAGACCAGTCATTAGCATGAATTCTTTACCCATGCCAAGTCCTTTGTTCTCAACATTTCCAACAGAAGTTTGCCAGTCAATAACTAAACCTTTACCAATGTTTCTAGCAACTGTTAATTTAGAAAGTGGTGGTGTAACAGAAAAATTGTTCATATTGAACATATTCTTCGTCAAATTAGTAGCAGAAAACGTATTACTAAAAGTACCACGCTGTGCTGTATGGTTTTCCGCATGAGCACCAACCCCGATCATCCACGGATTGTTGGTAGTCTGAGCGAAAACAGTAGAGGCAACTGTAAGCGCCAATGCTGAAATTCCTAATTTTAGATTTTTCATAGAATTAAATGATTAAATAATTGATATTGCAAAATAAATATAATTTTTCTTTATAAACAAAGTTTTCAGGATGATTTTTAACTTTTCTTTAATATTCTGTCGAGGTTTCT
Encoded proteins:
- a CDS encoding OmpA family protein, whose amino-acid sequence is MKNLKLGISALALTVASTVFAQTTNNPWMIGVGAHAENHTAQRGTFSNTFSATNLTKNMFNMNNFSVTPPLSKLTVARNIGKGLVIDWQTSVGNVENKGLGMGKEFMLMTGLGFQAKAAGLIWDEESWFDPYLRVGANYLRHDYTALAFPRQTFINGNPAEMTGIDGTAQNGKANHFMVATGAGVNFWLTKNFGLGVQGDYVSSPTDKASYANFWQASASLNFRFGNRDRDKDGILDKDDLCPDTPGLPEFQGCPDTDGDGVPDKDDQCPDVAGPVENGGCPWPDTDGDGIIDKDDACPTVAGPAENNGCPWPDTDGDGILDKDDACPTVPGVPEFNGCPPPVIIVPIEETITREFKDLLFDFNKATIRKESNGKLDTAAKIIKDAPAQNFVIVGMTDKKGSDLYNLNLSKQRAASVVAALEARGVNPSVLKSIGIGEQDAKVPETASDAERQADRKVIVRAVSGSEWDTMKKNDITVSKPAKKKAPAKKKK